The Montipora foliosa isolate CH-2021 chromosome 1, ASM3666993v2, whole genome shotgun sequence DNA segment TTATTACAGTAATAGTTAACAGATGTAGCTTTACGGGCTGAAGATAAGAATCACTGTTATACCGAAAAACACAACAACCGAAAGGCATGTTGCTGTGTAGTCTGGAGAGGGTTGATTTAGACTTGTTGTCCACCCCTTAAAAGAAAGTTTCTCTTATTAAAAATATGCAACTTTCAGAGAAATTTGCTCAAACTCTCTGGCTCAAACCATTATTAATTTCAGGATTTTTAAAACTAGTGATCCCGTTTCGCGTCATCCACTTGAACGTTTAAATTTAGGAAAGTATTTTGACCGTTTGTCTGAAATGACAGGGCACGGTCGACGTTTCAAAGTCTCTCACCGGCGAGTGTATATGATGCATTACACGCTAAAGATAAGAATCGCGGTTATGCGGATAAACTTTAGGGATATAGTAAAGATGGCCGCAGAAGTTACAGCACTCTCTTCCCATAAATGTACATACACGTGGCCTGGGTTCAACTTCCAGACCGAGGTTTCAAATGCAACAAAAGGTGTTTTTCAAGCAACACTCGTAGTTTCATTTGAGACTTTGAGGGGCATGACTTTGTAGAGCTCGCAGACCAGCGGGGAACATTGTCCATTCAAGACCTAGATAAACAAACGACCTATTGTAGCTCCCCAGGAGTCTGTCTAGAAGCTCAATGGGTCGAGAATCAGACCGGTGTTACTGTTTTGATTCTGATTCAGGCTGGGGTGACTACCCATGCGCGAGCGCCGTGACTGGCATTGCCTTGACTAAAAAATACCCAAAGGCACTGCATTCCGGCAGCCGGCCTCTTTCGCTTCCGTTGGATAGAGTTACCCATACTCGCACTCTACGTTCAAGCAGTACCCTTAACTTAACCATCCCACGTACATCATGTAAATCACACACTTTCTAGGACAGCATTGCTTCTTTGTTCAATGCCCTCCCGCGTGCGCCATTAAATCATGTGAAAACTTCAGGTCTTTTTCAAAGCAGACGTTTGAACTCTTAAGGAAACGCTGCCTTCTTTCATAGTGCACGTGTTGGGTGGTTAGCTTGACCTTTTCCAATTTACTTTATCACATTATATGTAGGACTAAGTTAGTGTACATTATTTGTCTTAATATTAAGATAAGTCGATTTTAGTTGTAGCATATTTTTAACAGATGAAGAGCCAATATATTTTGGATATACTGATAATCCATTTCTATTACTGGATCGATGATCCTGGTTTTGCAGTTGTTCTTTCACCCATCGCCAAGGAactgggttaagtttgttggttttcaacTGTTTCTCAAGGTTTTTCGCCGGGTACCTTGGATTTCCCCCCTCCTCAAAGCCATTCGATATGAGTGGACATCATTTTAAGTAATTTCTGTACTATGCCCCTGCGCTGTAGACAGTTCGCAGTTAAATCAACGTCAATATTGTCATTATTACAGGCAAGGTTATTTTTAAAGGTGCTCACTTCTCCGAAGTCCtccataattttaattttgatgcaTTATCTTGTTGCCTCATTTGGTTATTCTACAAACCTATTTTGTTCCAGATAGCATATAACAGTAATTCAAGATGGGGGCGCACCCGAAATTTaatattgaaattgaaaataatagattttgaaattcaatttttcCTGCTACAAACAATTTATGTATACAATTTTCgaacaaagttgtttttgaaCGATATTTCCTGCGGTTGAAAGTCGTCTTTTGTCACAGTAGAGGTTGAACTTCCCTTCAACGTTTAATTTATCATTGATTTGTACATGAAGTTAGGCAAGTGATATCATTGAAACTAGGACAAAATTATCGGCAAGTATTGTAgttttactaaaaaaaacttttaacgATTTAATTCTAAGCAAAAGTTATCGCAGTTCAGTAATGGAGCAACTGACAAATGCATGAACCGACTAGGACCCAGGACCGGCGACCACATGAGAACGTCTTATTGTTCCGATAAAGCCAGGAATAAATCGAAATGCCTTGGAAGGTATTCCTTTTACCTCGGAAAACAAAAACGTTGACATTAACCATTCCATTTGATTTCTAACCGAAAcaactagtttttttttttttttttttttgcttaagaCGAGAAGCATTCACGTTTGAGCAATAACGATACTCATCGTTTACAGCAATTCTTTTGATTTTCCAATTTGCCAGCCAATggaacaaaagaaccctttCGACAACCAATCAACATCTGGTTGGTGCAATAGATGATGTAACAATGAACAGCGCTGTACATGCATAGTATTTGTAGTTTTTTCCTCTTTTCCGGGTGGAATTAATGACTGACTTGTAAAAGTGCACCAAATAAAGAACATACACATGTATATCTTAATTGAATAAAAATTTACCAGAGGAGTAATTATATAATAAAAGAGACCTTTAGCACCGACGTTTTCGGGATATACCGGAAACTGCAAACCACGGCTTGCAGTTAGATGTTTTCTGTTAGAGGTTAGCTCGATTTTGAACTTTAGCAAGCCGTTCCTGTTAAGCTGACAacggcgccgccatcttggatttttcaTCGCTACAACTGCTTTCCAATCAAACagctcaaattctcccaaaatTATATTTGATCGTCAAAATTGTTCCCAATAGATAACAAACAGATAAAACAACATGACTGATGCGGTCAAACGGGATGTCTGATTGATCTCTGGTTATACAACGCTTCCGTAAATCACTTACCGCAAGAATGGTATCTTGAAGTTAAAACTCGAACCGCACACTGCAAACGAGATTGGCAAGGACAAGATCAGGTGATTTCCCGAGGTTCGCGGTTCGCGGTATTGCCCGAAAAATTCGTTTAAATAATTAACGGACGTACCGCGAAAAGTGTAACAAAATCATTGAATATCTCCGTTCACCATATATGGTAGTAGATTCCTACAAATTCCTACAGGTTCCTACGGATTCCTGCAAGGATAATCACGTCGTTAGCAAGGCAGTTTTCCGAACAATAGCGGAAAGCGAAGAAAGTTTGTCTttggttgacaaaattaatgtttgcgAAGTGCGGTTTAGAGGTGAATTGGAGAAATGATCGAACTAACTActcaatttaagcaattgcctctttatagacacctgaagaattcaggtgaCTTTAACAGCccgggattcaaacccacgtCATCTGTGATGCCGGCGCAGTGCTCTTATCAACtgggctatgaagccactcagtttaAAGTCGGTCAATTTTGTTGGCCTGAATATTTGTGAAGCGTCTGATACTTGTCCTTCTACTGTTGTCAATAGTTAGAACCAGGCTTAATTAATAGCAGCTTTGGCTAATAAACTGGAAAAGGCAACCTGTAAAtgatcattcaacaaaaataaacTGCATTATTTAATTGTCTTATTATTGTAGGATTCCTGAAGCCCCGCGTGGATTCGTGAAAATTCCTACAAGCGCGTGGCTTCCTGCAAATTTCTATAAGCGCGTGGCTTCCTGCAAATTCCTACAAGCACCATAATCGTTCATTATAAACAGGATGAGGGGATAGCAATCACATACTAGGATCACTTTCCTTTAAAGCGATGTGAAATATAACACACGTGTTAACACTATATACTATGCCTAAATGGAGCCTTAAATGAAATTCCCATATTGAGTACAAACAAGAAAGCAAACAAGAAAACTGAGAATTCTTAACCCGTAACGGTGCCCAGTCGTAGATCATTTGTTAGGGCATATCTATCAATTATCTCTTTCAGTACTGACTATTTTTACCGTATGTATACGCTTCAAGATACATCAAACACAGATACTATgaaatacatatacattttATGCACAAAGTGTTAGACTAAATTTTTTTGCTTCTGAAATTTATTCCAATTATGCAGTGCCTGTTTGGGCACATGCATTGGCACATATCTTAAGTATTATCTGGCTATGAGACAAGAAGCTAtggatttttcatttattttttatttttatttttaataatttgaaaacaaatactAAACTACGAACAGCACTATACAcaatacactacttacaatactttaCTTGCAATGCACTTCGTTTGCAGCTAACAACACGACTTCGTGTCACAAGCCGCTATGGATGCTGCCAGCTTCAATACCAATCGAACTTTGAAATGTGGTATTTGTTCGTGCAATTACCATATCAAATGCGGTGAAGTTAAACCGAAGGATTATAAAAAGATCTTAGAGTCCACCCGCATAACCTGGTCTTGTCCTGCTTGTGCAACTACTGATCGGACCTTTATGAGCCATCTTTCATCCACTGCCATGGACGATTCGTCACGTCTTGGTTTGGTTGATATGTCATTCTCTCCTATACAAGCTACTGAACAACATAGTCAAATGCCTGCAATTCCCGACGATCTTGTATCTGATCTCCCGAAAAAAGGATTGACTATCTGTCACTTAAATATATGCCATCTGTCGAACAAGTTGAAATCAAATTACTACTGACATCCGTGGCTAGTCATCGGCATGGTAAACCAAATCTCATATTGGGCATCAGTGAGTCGTTTCTTGATGACTCCTGGTCAAGTGCTGCCTTGGCTGTGGATAATTATAATTTGTTTCGCGAGGATCGCCGCACTGGTGCTGGTGGTGGTTTATTGATCTATGTTCCATCACATCTTCCTGTGAAGAGACGGAGTGATCTGGAAATTGAAGGGGTCGAGACCATTTGGCTTGAACTTCAATTCCCCCGTTCGAAGTCACgcttgtttgttttatttacagACATCCCTCCGCAAATGCTGCTTTTACGGGTCTTCTGGAAGAAATGCTATCTCACTCAGACTGCAAAAACTTATTTAGTCGTCCTCGGTGATCTTAATTTTGACCTGCTGGAAATGTCAAGACCAAGTGCAACTAAAAACTATTTAAATATATTTCAAACTCCGGGCTTTGAACAATTAATAACAAAAGCAACCAGACCTATTTTAAATTCTCCTTTGGACCACATATTTGTTTCTCAGAAAGACTTTGTTACAGTCCCTGGAACTCTACCGCTGTCATTGAGTGATCGCCTTCCTATTTTTGTATCCTTGAATTCCAGGagtaatatttttaaacagccCCGCCATAAAACTCTGCATATTCGCTCACGCAAATCCCTTTCTATTGACGCTTTCATAGACGACCTTTCTTGTGCTCCCTGGAATACACTTGAGGTGTTTAACGATCCAAGCGAAGCTATTGAACAATGGTATCTTTTGTTCAATGATGTCCTAGACACACACGCACCTGTGAAGTCCCGTTGTGTCAAACGACCTCGGCCACCTGATTGGTTTAGTGCTGAAATAGGTGTTACTATAAAGGAACGTAACCGCTTGCATAAATTAGCTTCAGCTCATAACAACTCCTCTAACTGGGATGCCTACCGGCACGCCAGAAACAAAGTAGTTCATATGATACGCAGTGCGAAGCGTGTGTTTTATCGCAATGCAATCAAGAGCAACCTTGACAATCCTAAAAATCTTTGGAGAATCATTCGTAATATCAGTCCCGCAAAATGCTCAAATCTTCCTGGGTACTTAAGTGTTAACGGTCACATTGTGAGCGACAACACTGAAATAGCGAATCAGTTCAACGATCACTTTGCCAATATTACCTCCTCGGTTGATCACGGTGATGATCCCTTGTACCCAAATTGGGACTATATTTCAGAATTTGTCGCTTCCAAACTTCCTTCTAGCGCACCCCTCTTCATTATTCCACCCATAAGTGAACAAGATGTGGAGTCCAGTCTCTCTCGGCTAAAATCGAACAAGGCCGTTGGATTAGACGGAGTCGATGGCTAGGAGTCGAAGATTGCAGCTTCACTGACAACTGATTTTAACCTCAGCATCTCCTCTGGCGTGTTCCCGGATGTTTGGAAAGTTGCCAAGGTTACGCCATTGTTCAAGGAGGGCTCCCTTCTGGACCGCTCAAGTTTTCGCCCAATTTCTGTCCTTGCTATTGTTTCAAAGATTCTTGAACGCCACGTCCACTCAAATCTCTATGATTTCTTACTTGTCATGACCTTGTCACTGATTCTCAGTTTGGCTTTAGATGTTTTCGTTCTTGCGAGCTTGCTCTAGTTAACCTTACTGATACCTTACTTGCACACATAGATCAGGGCCTTCTAAGTGGTCTACTTTTAATTGAtctaaaaaaggcctttgacttAGTGGACCATACTACCTTACTCTCCAAACTTAAGCTATATATACACTCCACTGGATCCCTGTTTGTGACATTATTAAGTATAACAAACTTCCAGCTGCTATTTTCTATTCTTCTTAATCCTGAAGCCCCTCTATGTCTTAAAGAGAAATTCTCCTTTGTATCTGCAAACAGTGCTCATATGACAAGGGGTGCCGCATCAGGAAACTTAGTGGCCCCTCAGCCCCGAACAAACTCCGGCAAGTGCATGTTCTCCTTTTCAGCTGCTATTCTTTTTAATGCACTCCCCCTTGAGATCAAACAGCTTGTAAGAACTCCTCTAGTCTCGCCTAATGCTCTGAtttctttttctgctttttttaagCGCACGCTACGTGAACGTTTCATTCAAAAACTCAGTTCCGTTGCCCATCTCGAACTTTGCTGCTTTGCATGCCGTTTTCTGCTTTACTGCAATTGCTATTTCTCCGAATCGTCCAAGTTTGCTGCGATATATTGTTTGTAACTATGTTAATTTAAACTTTTGTAttgtgttaatttttaatttcattttaaatgttacattcaattaattattgtatgtgagtatttttgaaatttatttgtatatatttctttctgtattacagagggccatgtgttagaaaactctttactgggttaatcatgtattaccctctcaaaataaagaacattgtattgtattgtattgtattgtattgtattgtattgtatagaACATTGTAATACGCTGGTGAATGGAAGAAGGGATGCAATACGTATCGCTTACAGAGAAAAGTTAAAATACCCGGAGCATACATTAACTTCCCTTCTACCTAGAGAAAAGCCGATAGTCCCTTATTAAGTATAATCTAAGATCCAAGATGAATTTCAAAAGATATCTCTATGGAGAAAGGCAGACTGGGAAGCCTTGAACACAGCGTTCGCAGTggtttttattacattttaattttaactgcATATTGGCttgatttaaggaggctcgaaagggtttcaacacctagaagactctctgtttcgatcgaataacgctacaacactggatcacgtaacagcaatgtcatggtaccatatgaaacaccggttatttccaaacaagattttatcattattgtgatgtaataagctaccttggcaacgggaaagtcCAGCAAAAGCACCCTATttttttggatttagttgctcatatctcaaaaacgaactcggtgacctccTTTtctattgctgaaaagtgattagaaggccacgatgaaacgttcggcaaagtttaaaaatattctGTCGTGAgcattcagagctaccttaacaAAATCACTGGTCTTAGCGTCATGGCGGAAAGACGCCTCTGAAAACGTTCCGACAGAAATATGGTTTTCTGCGCCTAATACCCTTCATAGTTGTTATTCGGGAGCTTGTTAGCTAGACGTTTTGAACTGTTGGGAAGAGAAGCTACTTAAATGGGAAGAAGAAGATCGAAACGCGGGTCAGGTTCTTCGATATTCGATGAAAGCAAGTACGATGTGGAAGGAGACGACTGTTCAAACTAAGAACTGAAAGACGCAATTgactgtttgaaaaaaaatagttACCGATGGCCTTGCAGAGTTACACGCTGACCTGGACAAGCTACGATAGGATTTTAAAGCTGAAATAAGCGAGGTGAAATCTTCGGTTCAAAAGCTTGAAGATAGCATAGAATTTACGCAAGGTGAAGTTGACATATTTTAGCTTCGACATCATAGACTGTACAACTCTACCATATCGGAATGAATCAAGCAACTGTTACCACACGGATAAGATACGAGGTTAGTATGGT contains these protein-coding regions:
- the LOC137967422 gene encoding uncharacterized protein, whose product is MPSVEQVEIKLLLTSVASHRHGKPNLILGISESFLDDSWSSAALAVDNYNLFREDRRTGAGGGLLIYVPSHLPVKRRSDLEIEGVETIWLELQFPRSKSRLFVLFTDIPPQMLLLRVFWKKCYLTQTAKTYLVVLGDLNFDLLEMSRPSATKNYLNIFQTPGFEQLITKATRPILNSPLDHIFVSQKDFVTVPGTLPLSLSDRLPIFVSLNSRSNIFKQPRHKTLHIRSRKSLSIDAFIDDLSCAPWNTLEVFNDPSEAIEQWYLLFNDVLDTHAPVKSRCVKRPRPPDWFSAEIGVTIKERNRLHKLASAHNNSSNWDAYRHARNKVVHMIRSAKRVFYRNAIKSNLDNPKNLWRIIRNISPAKCSNLPGYLSVNGHIVSDNTEIANQFNDHFANITSSVDHGDDPLYPNWDYISEFVASKLPSSAPLFIIPPISEQDVESSLSRLKSNKAVGLDGVDG